A window of Pan paniscus chromosome X, NHGRI_mPanPan1-v2.0_pri, whole genome shotgun sequence genomic DNA:
aaaagaaaaaaaaaaaagacccaatgtAAGTTCATggcaaaacaaaattctcctttgttttggtatttttaatgtaATGCATTACCTTATGGAAGTGgaggaaatatttttatgtcttttgtcaCTCATTATCTTTAAATTATTATAGGTTACCACATATGGATTTTATGCATTAGTGTTTAGTCAATACCACTAAAAAAATATAGCACAGCAGTGACAGGTTGGAAAATACATTGTTATCTGCAATTCTGTAATAATGAAATCCAATGCATGtaaataccattttaaaatttattgggtCTCATTTACTCTGGTTTATATCATATAATACTTTTTCTGTCTTATGATCTTCTATAAGatcattttattgaaaatatacattttattgaaaagCTATCAGCTCTCTTTATGGCACACTATTATGACTATTTCTATTTCACAGTACCCATTGGAGGAAATCTCTAACTACAGTGCCTCCAGGAAGCTCATTGGTTATTCCAGTCTTAGATAAAATTGGTGCCAGGATTTGGTTCGAACTAATGTGGTGAGTCCTACCCTCCTGAAAAttactgaaataataataataacctgaaAATGTGTAGAGAAACTGCAAATTCCTAATTTAATTCTCCAACTTTTGTTGTAACAAATAGTTCCAACTTTTTAAAGATTGTATCATCCGAAGATCTAGAATGGATGGAGGAATTGTAATTTGTTATAATCCAGGCAATTTTGATGAAGATGAATATTGATTCTTTAGCTCAACCCCTCTCTGCCACTGGGATTTACCTTTAGATATGGGAGACTCTTTTTATTGCTATTATCAGTTTCAGTGTCTAAGTATGTCACATGAATTGGTGTCCAAATTGATAACTGATTTGCCTGTTCAAATATATGGAATAATGTCAAAATCCTGGCTGGTATATATGACCCTTACAGAAATTGGAAATGAGTTATTTTGGGAACACCCAAAAATTGTCCCCAAAGATCTGGGGCTTCTGCTGAGATGAGATATTGAGTCTCAAGACTCAAGACAATTTTATAATATTAGGTTGAGCAATTTACCTGTAGTTTTCTTACTCTGTAACTAAGTACTAGGGAAAATTCTACTTTAGTAGGGCTGATGCAATCTTTGGCCCCATCATGTTGAGCACCAGACCacattatttcccaaagattgGACTGTGTTATCAAGTGAAGTGTTAATAAGAgactgaagtatttttttttcttttttgatgaaaagaaaaaaaataccaagttAATCACTGAGAACAGGATTTTATCAAATTGAGGCCCATATCAGTTTCCTGTTTTCCTCAAATAAAATGGAGAGACAAAGCAGCCTTAATAATCTTAGTGAAAACCAGATTAGGTGTAGATAAGCCACTTTTAAAAGGATATTTcttgcataaaaaataaaagaggttgATTTAGATCAATTTCCTAGCTCCATTCTTGAGTGAAACATTTATCTATGGTTCCCTCCATATGGAATGCCATAAAGCTAGGTTTTGTTTCAAAAACTATTATGAAGCATCAACCAAGTATAGGAACACTGATATAAAACCTGTATGATTGTGACCTATGCCTGTGACTTGACCTAGAAAATTTCCTTAAGGAGTCTTATCTGTTAGAAACCACTAATTTGAGAAGCAACAGTCTGAACATATTCCCTATCGCTCCAGCAGGATTGTTTTGAGCTGTATTTTTCAcaacatttgtgtatttttaaatctgCTTCACTGCTAAGTATCTATACATAAGAACACAATAGATTTCATCTTCCTCTGAAAACTACTGTGTCAACTTTCATAAACTTTGACCAGAGTAGAACAAGGAAATGCTCTGGGGATCAGAAGCACTCTGACCTGGCCTGCGCTTATTAAAAATGGagcaaagcaaaaataattttagtatacTCTGCCTTCAAGGCCTTGTCTTCCTGAGCTCTGGACTGTCCTCTGTAGGGAGCAAAAGCAAGTCAGCTTTTCTAGGGTACCGGGCATATTTATGCCAGAAGTTGGAGCTTTGTTTTCAATGTATGATCTGAAAGTTTAGCACTTCATGAAGTGAAGTGATTTGGTTATTTATCCTTATAGGGCCAAAAGGCTAACTTTACTTCTTCCAGGAGCCTTAAGGACCCCAAATATGGTATACCTGTATTTTACTAtcattagaaattttttaaaaaagaggaaacaattGTGGCCACTCTGAATTAGCTCCAGGTGTAGATTGAAGTTAAAAGTTGAGGGTCAGATTTATTTTTGGTCAAACTCCACGGGACCTGCTTCCTGTCCATTGTCAATAAAAATGCAGCTACCCAACACTCTCTGACACCCTTAGGTGATTAATTGTCAGAATAATTGGGAGCAGAGGTTTGCAGAAGACAGTAGTTTAATGCTCCTTGCAGTGGAAAATGTAATTAACTGCATCAgcatatatttttccttcttcatttcatCTGAAGCTCAAGCGTTGGTCCTTTGCCTCTATTTAGTGCACAATATGTTGGCTATTTAGGAAGATCTAATAGTTAGAAACGCTGTTTCTtttagtcaaaagaaaggaagCCAGTAAGAAAAGAGgctaatattgattcttcttcagAATCATCTCAAGAGCCAAATGTCTTTCTGGTTTTTTAATCATACCTGTATGGGAAATATTACCTTGAGGGCACACTCCTGCATTGTCCTGTTTGAGTAAATTGTGTAGTTAAGGCTGAAACTCAAGGGGAGCTTTCTGAGGCACAAGGTATACATGACACTAGAAGGATGTGTTCCTAATGTGAACTTCAGTATaccaaaaaagacagaaatataaaGTTACAGTTGTttcaggaagggaggaggaaacaAACTTACATAATGTTTCTCTGTAGTTAGGTAGGGCCGAATACTAGCAAGCTCATAAAGCAATTCACAAGCCCTATTGAATCTTCCTAGCTTTAGCTGTGAGGCTTAGAGGTAAAGTTTAtacaaggaagagagagagtatAGCCAAGTTACAGAGTGAACCAGTGTCTGAGTCAGAAATAGAACTCCTTGCTTCTAATGCTGTGTTAAGTCCCAGCACCACACCCTCACTTCTAGACGGCAAAGGTGGTTGTGTGTTCAAGCAATGGGAGCTATGAATAGGGCCACAGTGGCAGTTTTCCCATGCCCTCTCTTCAGGATTGAGAATGTAATGTTTTCTTGTCTGTCCTTTCTCTCCCACAAAGTTTGATTACTCAGAGCAGCAGAGCAGAAGTGCCAGGCATTTGCAGGCTGCTTGCTGTgggtataatatatatgttcctGGAAACATAAAACTGAAGTGAGgggatggatgtgttaattagcttgacatAATCACCTCATgtagtatacatatattaaaacatcgcCTCGTACTTACATAAATGTAGTTCAATTATGATTTGTCAGTTAAacataatgcaaataaaaaataaaatgattgaaatCATAAAAAATCTGAATGGAAAACTAGGGAGATCTATGTGAAATGTATCAACTTGAGACTCACAAAATAATATATAGCCAGTGAGCTAGAATCATGCTGTGTAAAAGGATCACTAGTGGGCAGACTGGAGGGACTCTGGGCAGAAGGGAAAAGCCTTCCATTATAAaagcattttccaaataaaataattatactggCAGTACTTATTGTAGAAGATAAGTTCAAGCCGATCATAGTGAATAAAGCCTGACTTTAATGTTAGAGGTTTTGCAGTCCCATAAATGCTGTTTTaactatcattttatatttttggactCTTGAGTGACCTACaccttaattacatttgcaatgCTATAGTATTGCACTTATTGTATTGAGTGTGAGCTTTCCTGCTCCTGCAACATACTCTTGTAGTAcctttaaatatataatagatgttCAAAAAATACTtgtcaaaccaaatggaatatgCATGTTTTCTTCCAATCTGGGTGGACAGAATATCTTATTACACAGAAATCATGGATGGAAGGCAAATTTGATTATTTGTTCCATCTTGTCTCTCATAGGAGGAAAATATTTCCTACCGGTCCATAGTGTCAGAGTGGTGAACCCCTGCAGCCAGCAGGCCTCCTGAAAAAAAAGTCCATGGGTGACAGAAGATTCATTGACTTCCAATTCCAAGATTCAAATTCAAGCCTCAGACCCAGGTTGGGCAATGCTACTGCCAATAATACTTGCATTGTTGATGATTCCTTCAAGTATAATCTCAATGGTGCTGTCTACAGTGTTGTATTCATCTTGGGTCTGATAACCAACAgtgtctctctgtttgtcttctGTTTCCGCATGAAAATGAGAAGTGAGACTGCTATTTTTATCACCAATCTAGCTGTCTCTGATTTGCTTTTTGTCTGTAcactaccttttaaaatattttacaacttCAACCGCCACTGGCCTTTTGGTGACACCCTCTGCAAGATCTCTGGAACTGCATTCCTTACCAACATCTATGGGAGCATGCTCTTTCTCACCTGTATTAGTGTGGATCGTTTCCTGGCCATTGTCTATCCTTTTCGATCTCGTACTATTAGGACTAGGAAGAATTCTGCCATTGTGTGTGCTGGTGTCTGGATCCTAGTCCTCAGTGGCGGTATTTCAGCCTCTTTGTTTTCCACCACTAATGTCAACAATGCAACCACCACCTGCTTTGAAGGCTTCTCCAAACGTGTCTGGAAGACTTATTTATCCAAGATCACAATATTTATTGAAGTTGTTGGGTTTATCATTCCTCTAATATTGAATGTCTCTTGCTCTTCTGTGGTGCTGAGAACTCTTCGCAAGCCTGCTACTCTGTCTCAAATTGGGACCAATAAGAAAAAAGTACTGAAAATGATCACAGTACATATGGCAGTCTTTGTGGTATGCTTTGTACCCTACAACTCTGTCCTCTTCTTGTATGCCCTGGTGCGCTCCCAAGCTATTACTAATTGCTTTTTGGAAAGATTTGCAAAGATCATGTACCCAATCACCTTGTGCCTTGCAACTCTGAACTGTTGTTTTGACCCTTTCATCTATTACTTCACCCTTGAGTCCTTTCAGAAGTCCTTCTACATCAATGCCCACATCAGAATGGAGTCCCTGTTTAAGACTGAAACACCTTTGACCACAAAGCCTTCCCTTCCAGCTATTCAAGAGGAAGTGAGTGATCAAACAACAAATAATGGTGGTGAATTAATGCTAGAATCCACCTTTTAGGTATGAGAAATGTGTTCAGGTCCAGATATGGTTTCTCCTATAATTTTTCCTATGCTATAGACTAAAGATTTGAAGCTAATGATACTGAGAATAATGCACCAAATCCAGTGAGATACATTTGTTTGAAGGTATACTGTAgagtttttattgctgttttgttCAGTAATTATAGGTCAAATCTAATTACAACAACCAAGATGGATTGCCAAACTCTTCTGCTTGGTTGGAATTTCATTGTATCGCATTATCCAGGTGGCCAGTGGCATTTGAtaatatacagatgactttgaaacTTTCAAAGAGGTATTTCTATTCCAATGATATTTGGTAATTAGGTTGGGCCTATAAATATAGAACAAAttcagggatttttaaaaaattgtgttactACTGATATatgctagttttattttatttttttgaattgtCATTGAGTTTATTTTAGCACAAGAATATTTTTAGCCTAACATTATTAATAAGAAATGTGTCAAATTTTTAACATTGGTAAAATATGTTATGTgcattttgaaaacagaaaacaaattgcaTTGGCATGTACGTgggtgggaagaaaaagaaaattaacggGATTTACACAATTATAATCACCAGCAGTGTGAGTTTAAAAAACTTCGTTGTTTTCAcaccaaattaaaattttcatgtcAAACTTCAAAGCCAGAAAGCTGCTAAATACGTGTCTGGCAGGTAAAAGCTGGAAAATTACTTAAAACAGGAAAGTGTCAATAAAAAAACTTGAGCAACAccaacatattttttcttaaaatgtcacGTTATCTTCATTTTGGGAAACTAggttctataaaatatttatcctCCCTGTTATACTTTGGAGCACAGCACAGCCAGAAAGGGGCTGCATTTGTGCCCAGGTCAGgagcaaattgaaaaaaaaaaataaagtaatacaaaaaaatcaaactataaagcaaaaacatttattaaaacctGAATTAATCCTTTTTGGAGGGAGGAGTAGAGATATATAACCTGAAAATACTTATTCTTTCTTATCGAATTTTGGAGCCTAATATAGCCAGGAGCTGCTGAATTTGTGCCCCTGGATtggaagcaaataaaaaaaaaaacaacacataaactaaaccaaaccaaaaccaaaaaactacagaaccccaagaaaaataaaaataaaaaaacctcaaCAATAATTTGTAACACTTTCATTACTATTTGTTGAGGTTCTGTAAATGTAAAAATACTATGTCATTTGCATAAAATTTTGAAGCACAACGCAGCTACCAAGTGGCTAAATTCGTCTCCTGGTTAGGAACAAATTGTGGGAAAAAAAGGTCAAAAATCAAACTgcgataaaacaaacaaaacaagcacaAACAAAATTTAGAACTTGCATTTTCTGAGCATCTGCGAAACTTACAAAACACTGTAACATTCATATAATGCTTTGGATCAAATTGCAACTAAGAAGCTGCTAAAATGGCACCCAgtttaaaaggaattaaaaacagtattttaaaatctacaaaaaaagagaaaatttttttataattttcttaaaccGCAAAAATCTTTAAAACTCTTACTAGTTTTTAAACTAAAGTGGATATTTAAGAATATTAGAACTTGTAAATATAACTTCTGAGCTTGAAAGATGCTACATTTGTGCTCAAGTCAGGAGCAGTGGAAATAAACCCtcgtatacacacatacacagcagcagcaacaacaaaaaccaaaattaaatgttaaaccctgaaaaacaacaaaaatattttaaaatgtgcattaatcaatttttaaaatatttggataacatggcaatttaaaaatgcttagaattttaaaacaaaacttccaGGAAAAATGTATCCTGCAAGTTGCTGAACTTGTGCCAGAAAGTGGTTAAACAATTATAAAGcacagaacaataacaaaaaagtaaaacttctAAAACaataagcaaatttttaaaactcattaacttgtttttctttctgatgaTATGCAGACTTAAAAATACTGAGACTTTTAAGTAAAAATCTGTTAGCATAATGTAACTGTAAAAACTGTAAAATCTGTGTCTGGGTTAGGAACGAAGTgaaaaaatgctaaaacaatagtaaaaataaattcttaaaactgGCATTACTTTTTCCCAATGAAAGTCCTAAAAGTAATTATGCATTATGTAGTCTTATGAAAAGAGGCTATAGATGGAATATATAAGGCATTAGATTCAGTTAAATAAAATTAGGTTAAGATAAGTTCAGTTGTTAGATTATATGGTAAGatcaaatcagtaataaaagcatgaataatcttttgtttctttcagtaTTCATGTTTTTCCAGTTCTtgttaagtataaaatatatgtgaacatttgtttgtgcccttgcttcttaacattataaaattttatgattATGACACCAAACCATTTAATGGGATATTAACTaagttgaaattatattattaaatgtttcttgTGTAATTTCCgtgtttagttttaatttttttatatttcacttttcaaatttccatttttatagttaaTATAAATTGCTAATAATAAAACTTGTCACATTAACAATGTAAGCAAGAAAATGTAAAGTATAACTAAATATAAAAGCGACTATGTTACATCGAAAGGAAAAGCAATTTTGCAGCTGTAATTGCAACttggattttaaatgtttattaaatgtaataaaatatatttgaattatcTAGCAGTCATACTTTGATCAATTATTCAACTTTCTTTATTTGTGGCCACCCAAAGCCATCTCTCCTTTATCTTCCCTCCATCTTTTCACAAAGGAATTATTAGACTATATTTGCTCTCAAATTAATTTCAATAACTCATTTCTGAGGCTATATGAAGACTAATGCAGAAATGGCAAATGGCAAATTCCTGGGTAACTTTTCAGGGATCAAGATGAAAGACTAATGACctcttttcctgatttttctaACTTGGGTTTGATTTATTTGGGGTTGCTAGCCAAGCTGACTTCAGATTTTAATTTCTAGGATTTGACAAAATATTCTAGGACAACAACTGGGAAGCCTGGGAAAAGATAGGGCAAACAGATCATCTTGACAACAATAAGATGAATGCAGAGCTAAGTGGCTGGCAGATTAATACCTAGAACAGGTGATGGTCCCGAGGTAGCAAAACAGGGAATTTCTGGTCATCATGCTCATGCCTCTAACTCTCAGGGAAGGCAATGTCAGCATCTCAAGCACCATATGCTGTGTTAGTTCCCCATGAGATGACAGCAAACTCTGCATTTTTGATCATGACTAGCATGATCAGACTTAGGCCACATTTAAAACTAGAGGAAGTTTGCCATTAATGATGCCCTAGGTCAGGTCCCCAGAAACATAGGGACAGAAGCTGTAGGTTTCACATCCCTATCTGCCCTCTTCTACCTTTTGTCTTCACCCCCAATCCCTGTACCTTATATTTAGTATGGTTTCCCAAACTTCATACTTTCTCCCTGTATTACATGTGGTCTTTGTGTTCTCCAACATCTCTTCCCACCCTCTCCAGAAATATCGTTTCTTCCTGAACAAAAAGACAACACATAAAGCTCTATCAAGACAGTGACAGGCTGAACAGATTTACATTAAGGTGTGAATGATTGATCCCCCATTTTTCTCTCCTTGCCTGTTTTTAACCTTTTGGTGTTCGCATCTTAGAAAAGGAGTCCAGTTAATTCAAATGACTGAAGGAGGGTCAGGATGGGAAGAGATGATTGTCCTGGCAAATGGTAAATCATCTAAGCCTCAGCCTCTCTTGCCTTGCGGTGGAGCTTCTGCACTGCAGACTTTCTTGTCCTGCTCCCTTGAGCTCACTTTGTGTTCTGTTGATTCCAAACCATATACCACCTGTTTCTAGACAGCCctcttttccaaaaccacctgAAGTGACTGGGAGCCTGTATTCTCATTTCATATAGGCATGGATTATTTCCCTCAAATGTCTCCTGATTCTGGTGGATTTGGTGAAATTAGGTAAAATAAGAAGCagattgtttatattttatgaacaaggAAGCAAAAGAGCACAGGCTACTGAGTCAAAATCTCCACCTTAGGCAGATTTTTAAGAACCACATACTGCCCATAtctttcgcccactttttgatggggtggtttgtttttttcttgtaaatttgtttgagttcattgtagattctggatattagccctttgtcagatgagtaggttgtgaaaattttctcccattttgtaggttgcctgttcactctgatggtagttttttttgctgtgcagaagctctttagttgaattagatcccatttgtcaattttggcttttgttgccattgcttttggtgttttagacatgaagtccttgcccttgcctatgtcctgaatggtaacggCTAGGTTTTCTCcgagggtttttatgattttaggtctaacatgtaagtctttaatccatcttgaattaatttttgtgtaaggtgtaaggaagggatccagtttcagctttctacatatggctagccagttttcccagcaccatttattaaacagggaaacctttccccattgcttgtttttctcaggtttgtcaaagatcagatggttgtagatatgcggcatcatttctgagggctctgttctgttccattgatctatatctctgttttggtaccagtaccatgctgttttggttactgtagccttgtagtatagtttgaagtcaggtagcatgatgcctccggctttgttcttttggcttaggattgacttggtgatgcaggctcttttttggtcccatatgaactttaaagtatttttttccaattctgtgaagaaagtcattggtagcttgatggggatggcattgaaactataaattaccttgggcagtatggtcattttcacgatattgattcttcctacacatgagcatggaatgttcttccatttgtttgtatcgtcttttatttcattgagcagtagtttgtagttctccttgaagaggtccttcacatcccttgtaagttggattccttctcaaaagaagacatttatgcagccaaaaaacacatgaaaaaatgctcatcatcactggccatcagagaaatgcaaatcaaaaccacaatgagacaccatctcacaccagttagaatggcgatcattaaaaagtcaggaaacaacaggtgctggagaggatgtggagaaataggaacactttcacactgttggtgggactgtaaactagttcaaccattgtggatgtcagtgtggcgattcctcagggatctagaactagaaataccatttgacccagccatcccattactgggtatatacccaaaggattataaatcatgctgctataaagacacatgcacacgtatgtttattgtggcactattcacaatagcaaagacttggaaccaacccaaatgtccaacaatgatagactggattaagaaaatgtggcacatatacaccatggaatactatgcagccataaaaatgatgagtttatgtcctttatagggacatggatgaaactggaaaccatcattctcagcaaagtatcgcaaggacaaaaaaaccaaacaccgcatgttctcactcataggtgggaactgaacaatgagaacacatggacacaggaaggggaacatcacactccgggaactggtgtggggtggggggacggggaagggatagcatttggagatatacctaatgctaaatgatgagttaatgggtgcagcacaccaacatggcacatgtaacaaacctgcacattgtgcacatgtaccctaaaacttgaagtataataataataaaataaaattaaaaaaaaatttgaaaactggaaaaataaaggatacaaagaatcaaaaaaaatgttaaagtacaCTTATGCACAGCCACAGAATTTCAGGATTCCTTAAGggatcttagaagaaaacttcCAATTCAACTCTTTTTAAATCGCGCAGAGCTGTTGGGTAACTCTActaaagtgaaaacaagtttagTGGCAGAAGCAGGACCCAACTCTCCCCacagtttataaaatgctttttccaaCTCAGAGAAAGTGACCCTGAAAACTGGTTGGGTGACAAAGGCACAATATTACTGGTCACTAGGATAGCAAGCAACAGACAAGTAGCATGCAGTAGGAATTTCAGTAAGAGCAAAGCACAACTGAAATTTCAAGGCCAGTAAAAGCCTTAAATGTAtgcaaatttcaaaaattaatattaaattgtgGAAGCCCTGGTTCTCTTCGAGTTTTAACGGGCAATCCATTGCTTCAATAAAACCCAGTGCAATCTATGCATTGTGTAGCCTAATTTAAAATGTAAGGCCAAACAGATCTGGAAAAGTACAGATTTATCCTTGTACTTAATTTATACTATAGTGTACTGTAATtaagcctaaaataaaagctatattctgagtaaagccaaaaaaaaaaaaaaaaaaaaagaaccatgtaCTGCCTACTGTtttgcttccttccctctctgagGGCTGGGGAATGAAGCTCTTCTTTACCAAATATCCAGAGAGATACTGAGTTCAGGATGTCAGAGGAGGAGCAGGTCTAGTTTGAGGCCTAAAATGTGGCAGTGAAGGAAGTCAAACAGGTTCTCAAGTTGGCATGCCTTGTGTGGCCCTAGCAGCCAGCTTTCCTTCCTGTTTATCATGCAGCAGCTCAGACCTTATAGATAGAAAGGTAGTCACAAAGAGGCCTCATGCCTTATATTGATGTTCCAAGGTAAGTTGTCTCCTCCTCACATTATCGCTTTTCCTCCTCACGTTGGCGGTAGCAAAGCCAAAACTATGGGTCGCTTTCCCCAATTGGGAGCCTGGAACTTCTTGACTAGACCCAGTTCAAGGCAGTTTGAAGTTCCTGAGAAACAAATTGGCTGGGAGAATTCCTAGGGATCcagaattcattcatttactttttcaaCAAATTTCTTGAATACCAACCATGTGTCAGACATTCTTCTAGGTACTGGGGGTACAATGGcgacaataacagaaaaaaaaatccttgtcatTTTAAAACTTAAGCTCTCGAGTCAGAGCAAGCAAAGCCactaacaaacaaataaacaagttaAAAAGTAATAACAGTGTTTTCTGGCTGGAACCATGGAGGGTGTCAAAGAGAAGAAGAAGGTTTCTGTTGTGCCAGAAACccttaaataaaagtaaagtaaTTTCGCAAAGCTGAAGATCAATCACCTGAGAAAGAAGTTTACACAAAGGTGCTTTGAAAAACAAGGAGGAAGCTTATCTACGAAACAGTGAAGCACTATCACGAGGAATATACGCAGGTGTACAGAACTGAAATTCAAATGGCTAGGATGGCAAGACAAACTGGCAAATT
This region includes:
- the LPAR4 gene encoding lysophosphatidic acid receptor 4; the protein is MGDRRFIDFQFQDSNSSLRPRLGNATANNTCIVDDSFKYNLNGAVYSVVFILGLITNSVSLFVFCFRMKMRSETAIFITNLAVSDLLFVCTLPFKIFYNFNRHWPFGDTLCKISGTAFLTNIYGSMLFLTCISVDRFLAIVYPFRSRTIRTRKNSAIVCAGVWILVLSGGISASLFSTTNVNNATTTCFEGFSKRVWKTYLSKITIFIEVVGFIIPLILNVSCSSVVLRTLRKPATLSQIGTNKKKVLKMITVHMAVFVVCFVPYNSVLFLYALVRSQAITNCFLERFAKIMYPITLCLATLNCCFDPFIYYFTLESFQKSFYINAHIRMESLFKTETPLTTKPSLPAIQEEVSDQTTNNGGELMLESTF